From the genome of Pseudarthrobacter sp. NIBRBAC000502772:
ACTGACCAGATCAGTCCGGCCCACCGACCCGTAGAGCAGGCTGCCGCCCGAGAACACGGCCTGCTGCTCGCCGTCGCTGACCACGTAGCTGAGATGGTGGTGGGTGTGGCCGGGCGTGGCCACGGCCTTCACGGTGAGCCGGCCCACCTGGACCGTGCCGCCGTCGGCCATTGGCGTGTGTTCGAACCCGACGTCGTCCTTTGCGCTGACAAGGTACTCGGCACCGTGCGCCCGGGCCAGGATGAGCCCGCCGGTGAGGTAGTCGTTGTGCAGGTGGGTTTCGGCAACGTGGGTGATCCGGACGTCGGCTTCCGCGGCCGCGGCTTCCACCCGGTCCGTGTCCCGCTGCGGATCGATGACCAGCGCTACCTCGCCGTCGTGGACCAGGTAGCTGCGGTCCCCGAGCGGCCGCGTTTCGATGACAACGACGTCCATGGAACCCATTGTCCTCGCGTTCCCGCCGCTGGCTTAGTCAGCGCAGGCGCCCTTACCTGTCCTTCATTGCCTGGATGGCGCGGTCTGCCGTTTTCAGGGCCCGCTTCAGCCTGGCGCCAGGCTCAGGGTGGGAGAAAAAGTAACCCTGCAGGAAATCGCAGTCCAGCGCTGTCAGGAAGTCCGCCTGAACCGCCGTCTCGATGCCCTCGGCGGTGACCGTCAGGCCCAGGCTGTGCGCCATGTTGATCATGGAGCTGAGGATGGGGAGGCGTTCGGTTCCGGTGCGCACCATGGACACAAAGGTCTTATCGATCTTCACTGTGTCCACCGGCAGTTCCTGCAGGCGGCCCAGCGACGAGTATCCGGTGCCGAAGTCATCCAGCGCCACGCGTACTCCGGCCTCACGGAGACTGGCGAGCTGCTTGATCAGGCTGTGGTCGGCGTCGAAAAATACACTCTCGGTGACCTCCAGGACCAGCTGGTACGCCCCCACCCCGCTGGCCTCGGCGAAACGGAGGACGTTGCCGGCAAAGTCAGGTTCCTGCAGCTGGACTCCGGAAACGTTCACCGCCAGCGAGCGTGACGGGTCTTCGTTCAGCCACGGCGCGAGCTGGGCGAGGCCTAAAGTCATGACGGCGGCACCGATCTCGCTGATCACGCCGCTGCGCTCCGCAATGGGGATAAAGACCGACGGCTGGATGCGCCCGCCAACGCGGTCCCACCGCGCAAGCGCCTCGAACTGGACTACCTGGCCCATCCGCGGGGAGACAAGGGGCTGGTAGTCCACGGAGATTTCCCCCAGCGGAATGGCGAGCTGCAGGCCGGCCTCCATGTCCGTGCGCTGCACCAGCTCGGTCATCATGTCCGGATGGAACCGACAGTACCGGTTCTTGCCCGCCGTCTTGGCCGCATACATTGCGATGTCCGCCTGGCGCAGCAACTCCGACGCTCCGATGGCGGCATTTCCCATGGAGGCAAGTCCCAGGCTCAGGCTGGGGCGCAGCATGGTGCCGTCAATCCACACCGGAACATGCAGGCAGCGGACAATACAGGCCGCGATGGTTTCGACGTCCGGGCAGGCGGTAAGCAGAACGACAAACTCGTCGCCTCCCAGCCTGGCCACCACGTCCGCGGTGGGGACACAGCCTGTGAGCCTGCGCGCCACTTCCACGAGCATGTCGTCGCCAGCCTGGTGGCCCATAATGTCGTTGACCTCCTTGAAATCGTCCAGGTCGACCAGCAGGACATCCACGGTCTTGAACCGCGGCTCGCGGAGGGCCGCCACCAGTGCGTCTTTGAAGACCGCCCGGTTGGCCAGTCCGGTCAGCGGATCCTGGAACGCAAGTGCTCGCAGCTGTTCGGCCTGCGCGGCCAGGTCAGTCACGGCCTGCTCTGCAAGCTCCTGCGCCTGCCTGCGCGGAGTGACATCCCGGAAGCTCCACACCCGGCCCGCGATCCTCTCACCAACCCGTTGGGGCCGCGAGTACCTTTCAAAGGTCCTGCCATCCTTGAAGTCCAGCACGTCGTGGCTTTCTGCCGCCGGGTTCGCCACAACCTCGGCGATCCTTGCCATGAAGGCCTCCGGGTGGGCAACCTGGGAGATGATCAGCCGCATGATGGGCACTTCGGTGTCACCGTCCAGGAGTTCCGGCGGGATGCCCCACATTTTCAGGAACTGGTGATTGAACCCGGCAACACTGCCGTCGGAGCTGATCACCAGGATGCCGTCTGCGGTGGATTCGAGGGTGGCCGTCAGCAGTGACATGGCCTCGAGGAGGTCAGCGTCAGCTCCCTTCCGGTGTTCCGTGTTACGGACTGAAACCAGCAAAACCTGCGAACCGCCGTCGTCCAGCAGAGAGCCTGCCACCTCGGCGGCGAACTCTGTGCCGTCCCGGTGCAGTCCGTACACTTCACGCGGCGGCAGCGGTTTATCGGGCTGCGCTTGCAGGTGCTCCTGAAGCAGCCGCGTTTCGCTCCGGAACCCCTCCGACAGGAGCAGCCAGTGGTCGCTACCGATCAGCTCAGCGCGTGTGTAGCCGAACAGCTTGCTGGCTGCCGCGTTGGCCATTTTGATGGTGCCGTCCGCGTTGACAGCGAGAAGCGCATCCGGGCTGGCATTAAGAAGCGCGCCAAAATCTGGTGGGCCCAAATCCTTGTCCTGCCGCTTGGAACGCCCCATGCGCTACCACCCCCACGCACATCATAAAGTGCATGTTGTGATCGCGGTACGAAAACGCGTGACTTTCGCGCGGCGCTCGGGAATGGAGGCCCTGGAATTCGCGTTCGTGTGGTCCGTAGCGGTGAAAACTGGCTAAGAGTGACGCATTCCCGTCAGGCCGGCCCCGGCCCCGGAAACTTGGCCGGCCCCGGAAACGACGCTGACAGCGGCGCCGGCGTTGGTGCCCAGTCCGCGGACCACCCAGCCCTCCGCCTGCCAGGCAGCGGCATCGAGGACGTTCCTGGCGTCCAGGATCACGCGCCGCCGCACCAAAGCGCCCGCAGCGGCAGGGCACAGGCTCCTGTATTCATCCCACTCAGTAAGGAGGAGCACCAGCTCGGCACCCTCCAAGGCCCGCGTTGCGGAGGCTTCGAACCGCAGCTGCGGATACCGCAGCCACGCGTGGTTCACGGCTTTCGGATCGGTCACCGTCACGTGCGCGCCGGCCGCTGCCAGCCGCGCCGCGACGTCCAGGGCGGGGGAGTCGCGGATGTCGTCGGTCTCGGGCTTGAAGGAGGCTCCGAGGATGGTGATGGCGCGTCCGGACAGGGCGCCGCCGCACAGTTCCGCGGCCAGGGACACTGTCCGGGTCCGCTGGCGGACGTTGATGGCATCCACCACACCCATCCAGTCGTTCACCGGGTCCACGCCCAGCGCGGCGGCCTGGCTGCGGAGGCTGCGGATGTCCTTGGGCAGGCACCCGCCGCCGAAGCCCAGCCCGGCATGCATGTAGCGGTTCCCGATCCTCGGGTCCATGCCCATGGCCTCGCTGAGTTCGGCCACGTCCGCGCCGGACGCGTCGCATAGTTCGGAGATGGCGTTGATGAAGCTGACCTTGGTGGCCAGGTACGCGTTGGCGGCCGACTTGATCAGTTCCGCCGTGGCGAAGTTGCACACCAGGCGAGGAATGCCGGCGTTCAGCAGCGGCTCATAAACGGCATCCAGCGCGGCCGTCACGGCACGCGGCGCCCCGGTCTTGGGGTTGAAGGCCGCGGCGCGTCCGCCCGCCACACCGTAGACCAGCCGGTCCGGCACCAGCGAGTCCTTCACTGCCGTGCCCTGCCGCAGGAACTCCGGGTTCCAGCCCAGCTGCACGTCCGGCCGCCCCGCGAGGACGCCCTGGAGCATGTCCACCGTGCCCACGGGCACCGTTGATTTACCGACGACGACGGCGCCCCTCGCCAGGTGCGGGAGCAGCGCCTCGGTGGCGGAAACGAGGAAGGTGAGGTCGGCGCCGTCGGACGTCTTGGACTGCGGCGTCCCGACGCACAGGAAATGGACCTGGGCGCCGGTGGCAGCGGCGACGTCGGTGGAGAACGTGAGGCGGCCGGTGCTGCGTCCGTCGCGGAGCAGTTCGTCCAGGCCGGGTTCGAAGAAGGGGGCATGGTCGCGGCCCAGCTGGTCCACTTTGGTGGCGTCCACGTCGATGCCCACCACGGTGTGGCCCATGGACGCGAGCGTGGCGGCGTGCACGGCTCCGAGGTAGCCGCAGCCGATCACCGATATTTTCACAGGGACGCTCCACTTTTGGTTTGGGCAGGCTCAACCACGGGGCGGCGGCTCTTGGTTTCGACGGTTTCTGCCAACGGTTCTCCTGCGATTACTGATTGGTACTGACGCACAAGCTCGGCGCTGAGCACCGGCCACGTCCGCGCCTGGACCGAGGCGTGCGCTGTCGTGGCGAACGCGCGGCGCTTGGCGTCGTCGCCCATGAGGTCCATCACCCGGGCCCGGAAACCGGCCAGGTCGCCGGGCTGGTACAACCAGCCTGTACGGGAGTTTTCCACCAGGTCCAAGGGGCCGCCGCGGCCCGTGGCCACCACCGGCACCCCCGATGCCATCGCCTCCTGGATGGTCTGGCAGAACGTCTCGAACTCGCCGGGATGGACAAAAAGGTCGAAGGACGCCACCGTCTTCGCCAGCTCCTCACCGAAGAGGAACCCGGTGAACACGGCGCCCGGCAGGGCTTCCTGCAGAGCCGACTTTTGGGGTCCGTCGCCCACAATCACCAGCTTGGTGTTCGGGACGTTGGCGAGCGCGGCGAGGTCCTCCACCTGTTTTTCGATGGCGAGCCGGCCAACGTAGCCGATGATCCGCTCACCGCCGGGGGCAACCGTTGCCCGCCACCCGGCGTCGCGCTTTTCCGGCGAGAACCGCGCCGTATCCACACCGCGCCGCCACATGCCCACCCGCGGAATCCCGCGGCCGCGCAACTGGTTCAGCGCGAAGGTGGACGGCACCAGGGTGCGGGTGGCCAGCAGGTGGATGTTCTCCACCCGGTTCCACGCCCAGTTCTCCAGGAACGGCACACCATAGCGTGCGGCGTAGCTGGGAACCTCGGTCTGGTAGATGGCTACGGTGGGGATCCCCAACTGATGCGCGGCCTGCACTGCCCGCCACCCGAGGATAAACGGCGATGCGAGGTGGACAACGTCGGGTGCGTAGTCGGCAAGGATTCGCTTGACCCGGTACACACCGCCCATCGCCACTCGCACGTTGGTGTAGCCGGCCAGCGGAACTGCGGGAACCCGGTGCACCGTCGCGCCGTGAACCACCTCGGCCGGTCCCACGAACTCGGAGACAGCATAGGTGGAAGGGGCGATGACCAGGACGTCGTGGCCCTGGTCCTCCAGGTGTTCAAGCACCCTCAGGATGGAGTGGGTCACTCCGTTCATCAGCGGCAGGAATGACTCGGCAACAATTGCGATCCTCACCCCTCCACGGTGGGCGCGGCGCCTGTCGGGGCGGGGTCACCCGGGTTGAGTCGAGGGAAAGGTTGGGTTAACAGATCGGCGCTCAGCCGTCGTGGCCGTGCCGCAGCACGTCCGGGAGTTCGTCCACATAGACCGTTTGCGGCGGCTCAAAATAGATGACCAGCACCTCGTCGCCGACCGCGAAGACGCTTGTCTTGTCGAAGGGGTGGGCATGGAACGCGTTGGTGCCGCCCAGGTAGGGCAGCATCACCTCGCCGAGGGTTCCGGGGCCAATGCGCCCGGTCACGCGGCCGATCTTGCCGGTCAGGCTGCGGTCAACGTTTCTATGCATCGGGGCCTTTCGCGGGGCGCTTGCCTTCCCGGCTGTTCTTCAGTGCCGAGGACAAGGCAGGGAGGTAGTCGCCCACCTGGGCCAGGATGCCGCCCAGCATCTTGTTCACGCCCTCGCCGCCGTTCAGCACGGTCATCTGGCCCACGTGGGAGAAAGGCTCGGCCGCCGCGGCGATGATGGCCGGCATGTTTTCGGCCAGCTGCTGCGAAATGACGGCGTCCTGGTTGGTCCCGAGTGCTTCGGCCCGGGCCTTGATGCCGTCTGCCTCGGCCAGCGCCTTGGCCTTGATGGCGGAGGCCGCGGCGTCACCGCGGGCCCTGGTGGCAGCGGCTTCGGCCTCGCCGGTGACCTTCGTGGCTCCGGCCGCGGCCGCCGCGGCAGTGGCGTTCGCCTGGGCCTGCAGTTCCGTCCGGCGGGCGTTGGCCTGGGCCTCAAGCTCCGTGCGGCGGGCCAGCGCCTCGGCGGCGCTGATGTCCGCCGCCTTCTGGCCCTCCGCGTCTGTGCGCTTGGCATAGGCCTTGGCGTCGGCGGGCTTCCGGACCGTGGTCTGGAGCTTCTGCTCCTCCCGGTCCGCCTCAAGCTTGGCCACTTCCGTTTCCTGGACGACGACGTGCTGCCGCGCGGTCGCATCCGCCAGCGGTCCCGCCTGGGCGGCCTCGGCTTTGGCCCGCTCGGCGTTCGCCTGCGCCACCGACTGCCGGATGGCCGAAACGCTCTGCGCGTCCGCGATCATTGCAGCCGCCTCGGCCTCCTTCTCGGCCGCCTCGCGGTTCCGCGTGGCCTCCGCGATCCGGGCCTCCATTTTGACCTGGGCAATGTGGGGCTTGGCGATGTTCTGGATGTACCCCGTGGGGTCCTGCAGGTCCTTGATCTGCAGCGAATCCACCACCAGCCCCAGCTTCTCCATTTCCACTCCGCTGGCGCTGCGGACCTGGGACCCCAGCTTGTCCCTTTCGCGGATGATCTCTTCCACGGTCATGCTTCCGATGATGGACCGCAGGTGGCCCTCAAAGACGTTGTAGACCTGGCTTTCCATTTTGGGCTGCTGTCCCAGGAAACGCCTGGCCGCATTTGCGATAAACGGCGGGGCGTCACCGATTTTGTAAATTACCACGCCTTCCACAATCACCTGGATGCCCTGCGAGGTCACGCAGGAAACCTTTAGCTCCGTTTCATTCAGCGTCAGGGAAAGGGTGCGGACGGTCTGCAGGCCCGGAAATACCAGGGCGCCCTTTCCGGTGACAATCTTGAAGTCCATGCCGGCCCGGGTTTCCAGGGTTCCGCGTGTCAGGCCGGAGATGATCAGTGCCTCATTGGGCTCCGCCACTTTCCACATCAGTTTGATGGCACCCCAAACAAACCCGACCACCAGTATTGCCCCGATAATCGCAGCAAGAAGCGGGAAGAATGCTGACAGATCCGGCATGACGAGGTCCTTTCGCGTGCGGAACAGGCCTCCCAGGAAAGCCCCAATAATGGCAGCTGCTCAGGCCTTGCCGGTATTGCGTGTCTCCAATTCCAGCCTGCTGGCCAGCTGTTGTAGACAGTCTGGTTGGCGCCCGCCCAAGAGTCCAGAGCGCGGGCTGTTGCGTAAGGGTTTCAACAGGCTGGATCTCGACCGGCCAGGTTCCTATTTGCCGAGGATCTCGCGGGCAACGCGCTGGGCCTCGATCTCCTCAGGGGCAACGGTGGCTCCGCGGAGGTATCCGGCGGTGGCCATGATTTGCCGCAGCTCGGCTTGCGTGCGCGGCGTGGTCACTCCGTGGTGGGCCATGGCATGGCAGTTGGCGCAGAGCGGAACCAGGTCCGTGAGCGGATCCAGCTGGTAGCCGCCGCCGAGTTGGGCCGCCGGCAC
Proteins encoded in this window:
- a CDS encoding bifunctional diguanylate cyclase/phosphodiesterase — its product is MGRSKRQDKDLGPPDFGALLNASPDALLAVNADGTIKMANAAASKLFGYTRAELIGSDHWLLLSEGFRSETRLLQEHLQAQPDKPLPPREVYGLHRDGTEFAAEVAGSLLDDGGSQVLLVSVRNTEHRKGADADLLEAMSLLTATLESTADGILVISSDGSVAGFNHQFLKMWGIPPELLDGDTEVPIMRLIISQVAHPEAFMARIAEVVANPAAESHDVLDFKDGRTFERYSRPQRVGERIAGRVWSFRDVTPRRQAQELAEQAVTDLAAQAEQLRALAFQDPLTGLANRAVFKDALVAALREPRFKTVDVLLVDLDDFKEVNDIMGHQAGDDMLVEVARRLTGCVPTADVVARLGGDEFVVLLTACPDVETIAACIVRCLHVPVWIDGTMLRPSLSLGLASMGNAAIGASELLRQADIAMYAAKTAGKNRYCRFHPDMMTELVQRTDMEAGLQLAIPLGEISVDYQPLVSPRMGQVVQFEALARWDRVGGRIQPSVFIPIAERSGVISEIGAAVMTLGLAQLAPWLNEDPSRSLAVNVSGVQLQEPDFAGNVLRFAEASGVGAYQLVLEVTESVFFDADHSLIKQLASLREAGVRVALDDFGTGYSSLGRLQELPVDTVKIDKTFVSMVRTGTERLPILSSMINMAHSLGLTVTAEGIETAVQADFLTALDCDFLQGYFFSHPEPGARLKRALKTADRAIQAMKDR
- a CDS encoding UDP-glucose/GDP-mannose dehydrogenase family protein, coding for MKISVIGCGYLGAVHAATLASMGHTVVGIDVDATKVDQLGRDHAPFFEPGLDELLRDGRSTGRLTFSTDVAAATGAQVHFLCVGTPQSKTSDGADLTFLVSATEALLPHLARGAVVVGKSTVPVGTVDMLQGVLAGRPDVQLGWNPEFLRQGTAVKDSLVPDRLVYGVAGGRAAAFNPKTGAPRAVTAALDAVYEPLLNAGIPRLVCNFATAELIKSAANAYLATKVSFINAISELCDASGADVAELSEAMGMDPRIGNRYMHAGLGFGGGCLPKDIRSLRSQAAALGVDPVNDWMGVVDAINVRQRTRTVSLAAELCGGALSGRAITILGASFKPETDDIRDSPALDVAARLAAAGAHVTVTDPKAVNHAWLRYPQLRFEASATRALEGAELVLLLTEWDEYRSLCPAAAGALVRRRVILDARNVLDAAAWQAEGWVVRGLGTNAGAAVSVVSGAGQVSGAGAGLTGMRHS
- a CDS encoding glycosyltransferase family 1 protein, giving the protein MRIAIVAESFLPLMNGVTHSILRVLEHLEDQGHDVLVIAPSTYAVSEFVGPAEVVHGATVHRVPAVPLAGYTNVRVAMGGVYRVKRILADYAPDVVHLASPFILGWRAVQAAHQLGIPTVAIYQTEVPSYAARYGVPFLENWAWNRVENIHLLATRTLVPSTFALNQLRGRGIPRVGMWRRGVDTARFSPEKRDAGWRATVAPGGERIIGYVGRLAIEKQVEDLAALANVPNTKLVIVGDGPQKSALQEALPGAVFTGFLFGEELAKTVASFDLFVHPGEFETFCQTIQEAMASGVPVVATGRGGPLDLVENSRTGWLYQPGDLAGFRARVMDLMGDDAKRRAFATTAHASVQARTWPVLSAELVRQYQSVIAGEPLAETVETKSRRPVVEPAQTKSGASL
- a CDS encoding flotillin family protein — encoded protein: MPDLSAFFPLLAAIIGAILVVGFVWGAIKLMWKVAEPNEALIISGLTRGTLETRAGMDFKIVTGKGALVFPGLQTVRTLSLTLNETELKVSCVTSQGIQVIVEGVVIYKIGDAPPFIANAARRFLGQQPKMESQVYNVFEGHLRSIIGSMTVEEIIRERDKLGSQVRSASGVEMEKLGLVVDSLQIKDLQDPTGYIQNIAKPHIAQVKMEARIAEATRNREAAEKEAEAAAMIADAQSVSAIRQSVAQANAERAKAEAAQAGPLADATARQHVVVQETEVAKLEADREEQKLQTTVRKPADAKAYAKRTDAEGQKAADISAAEALARRTELEAQANARRTELQAQANATAAAAAAGATKVTGEAEAAATRARGDAAASAIKAKALAEADGIKARAEALGTNQDAVISQQLAENMPAIIAAAAEPFSHVGQMTVLNGGEGVNKMLGGILAQVGDYLPALSSALKNSREGKRPAKGPDA